The DNA region CTTCACTACCACCATCGCAATTGCGATCAATGGCAGCATTATAGAAGACACCGCACGTGATCCCTCGAAACGGCGGCCGGATCGAAACACACCTGTGCTTGCACCAATTGCCCAAAGCCTCCTGAAACCCGGCAATAATCAAGTCACGATCACCTTGCAGGTCTGGGGACCGCTCCAAGGTTACCTCGACAGCCTCTATATTGGACCCGATCCCGTAATGCGGGCCGCCCATGATCTGCGGCAATTTCTGTTCGGGACCCTCCCTATGGTGCTTGGGGCTTGGCAGATCACCTTCGGTACAATTCTTGGTATGATCTGGCTCAATCGGCGTCATGACGCGATTTATGGCTATCTGGCATTTGCCACTGTACTGGGGGTCGTACAGCACTTCGCCGGCCTGCCTCGCTCTTCCATTGGGGCCGGGTTTCTGGGTGCGATGGGGCCGCTCGAAGCCGCGCTGATGCTTCACTACATATTGCTTTTGACAGGCCGGCCGATCCAGCGCTATCACGCATTGGCATTCTTGCCAGGTCTTCTGATCATCGTGGCGGCAGTATTGTTTTCCCCCCAGTATTTGCGCGTCATTTATCTTGTCCTAGGGCCGCCCTCGGTCGGCATCCTGATTGCCGCCGTTTGGCTCGTGCTGATGGCGGCGGTGTGGCAAGCGCGAACGCACGCCGTCTATCTCGCAACCATTTTCACAGCCGTGTTGAGTTGCTGGGCTCTCGACGTCATGACGTTGAACAATCTTATCGGCGGGGAACGTCTGTTTGTTGGACGCACCTCCTATTCGCTTGTGCTGATGGCACTGGGAGTATGGCTGATCTGGCGGTTCGTGCAGGCGCTCAAGGAGGCTGACGGATTCGCGGCAACCCTGGTGGAAAAAGTTGCAGAGGCTGAGAAGAAACTGCGCGCCAACTTCGCACGGGAGGAAGAGCGGGCGAGATCTGAAGCACTACTCGCCGAGCGCACGAGACTCATGCGTGACCTCCACGACGGGTTAGGCGGACAGCTGGTGAGCATCGTAGCGCTATCGGAACAGGCGAAACCATCAGGCGAAGCGATCGGCGATGCGGCTCGTGCGGCACTCAAAGACCTCCGACTGGTGGTCGACGCGATGGAGGAGATCAACGGGGATCTGATGTTAGCGCTCGCGTCATGGCGCGAGCGCATTGATACCCAGCTGCGTGCCCATCAGATGAAGCTCGATTGGGTAATTCGCGGTCACCAGGGTCTGCCGATCTTCAAGAACCTCCGATCCTGGCATGTCATACAGCTTATCCGACTGATGGATGAAGTGGTGACCAATGCAGTCAAACATTCAGGGGGGAAGCGAGTAGCGGTCATGATCGAGCCGGCCAGCGACGAGGCAGGACGGCCCGCAGGCCGCATCACCATTCAGGATGACGGCCATGGTTATGACGCCGAGAACCCGTCTTTGAACGGGAAGCCGCGAGCCCATGCAGGCCGCGGCCTCTTCAATATCCGCCGGCGAGCGGCGATGTGCGACATCCGAATGCTGATCCGGACAAGCGCGAGCGGTACGCGCATAGAATTGACACTCCCGGCAGAATTTCCAAAGCAGGTTGCCGAAGGCCATGGCGATGCGGCCCAACTCTTTGGGCCGACGCCTACGGCCCTACCCGGCGCATTTTAACGCTGAATTGGACTTTTGTATCAACGCACGCCGACACGATTGACCGGACCACCGCGGGTACCCGGGGCAACCCCAACGCCCGGAGCGCCAACCCCAGGCGCAACGCCAACGCCCGGGGCACCGACACCCGGCGCGCCCGCTACAGGCCGGGCTACGCAGCCAACTGGATAGCCTGGTCGCGTGCAATACACCGCTGTTCGCACCGCGGGACGGACAACACAACCTGCGGGGACACCAGGGGAAGTGCAATAGATGACCGCGACGGCCGGGGGGCGAACAACACAGCCCCTGGGTATGCCGACCGCCTTGCAGTATACGACGGCGGCGGCAGGCGCTGCAATCACGATCGGTTCTGAAACGGCGAAACCGGATGCAAAGGCGAGCGCGAGGGTTGCGCGGATAAGTACGGCGCGAGGGGCCATGATCATGTTCTCCAATTCTTCTTGTCGATGTTCGGTGCCTATCAGGGGCATCTGGACGACAAGTATGGACGCGAGTCTTGCGCCCGCACAGGCCATGATCATGGGGTAGAGGCGACGGCTCCCCCTCAGTACAGACAGGATCACACAGGCTGCTGCGCAAGGGGACAAGGCTTGCCATGATGATTGATCCAACGGCACAAGCAGCAACCTCGGCCCCGATGTCACTGGTCCCGCCAGATCCAGACCTGATCCAACACTTCGGTCGGCTGGTCGATCAATTCGAGAGCCGTATCCTGCAAAGCCTGCTGTCGGCGCCCCGCTTGGTTGCCGATCTGAGTGCCGCAGGCGCCCGTTTGCCGCTGGCCAATGACTTGCTTGTTCATTTGTTTGCGACCAGCCTGGTTCTCGTAGTCCTGTATTGCGGCGTTTCTTTCCTTAGCCGTTCACAGCGGCTTGCAGCGGCGCAAGCGCGCATTCCGGTCATCGCCATGTTACGACTGACGGCCTGGAGTC from Rhizobium glycinendophyticum includes:
- a CDS encoding sensor histidine kinase, producing MAVGFLLLQLAIVFICIQIRQIPFPRPSEAYRVEKLWREEATDDWHPVILPDYRPTAGITPTSTTYRAQFQWSPSDAGTPIAVFVPRFTTTIAIAINGSIIEDTARDPSKRRPDRNTPVLAPIAQSLLKPGNNQVTITLQVWGPLQGYLDSLYIGPDPVMRAAHDLRQFLFGTLPMVLGAWQITFGTILGMIWLNRRHDAIYGYLAFATVLGVVQHFAGLPRSSIGAGFLGAMGPLEAALMLHYILLLTGRPIQRYHALAFLPGLLIIVAAVLFSPQYLRVIYLVLGPPSVGILIAAVWLVLMAAVWQARTHAVYLATIFTAVLSCWALDVMTLNNLIGGERLFVGRTSYSLVLMALGVWLIWRFVQALKEADGFAATLVEKVAEAEKKLRANFAREEERARSEALLAERTRLMRDLHDGLGGQLVSIVALSEQAKPSGEAIGDAARAALKDLRLVVDAMEEINGDLMLALASWRERIDTQLRAHQMKLDWVIRGHQGLPIFKNLRSWHVIQLIRLMDEVVTNAVKHSGGKRVAVMIEPASDEAGRPAGRITIQDDGHGYDAENPSLNGKPRAHAGRGLFNIRRRAAMCDIRMLIRTSASGTRIELTLPAEFPKQVAEGHGDAAQLFGPTPTALPGAF